Sequence from the Nocardiopsis sp. YSL2 genome:
TGGAGCGCGGAGACGCCGGGGTCCGCGCAGGGACCGGCCAGGGAGGGGGCGGCCAGGTCGGCCGGCGAGGTGACGTGGCACTGCGGAAGCAGGCGGAGCAGCTCGTCGGCGACGGTGCGGTCGAAGACGGTCGCGACGATCGGGACGTCGGCGGACATGTGCGCCACGGCCAGCGCATAGCGCAGGGCGGCGGCGTCCTCGTGCAGCAGCACCGCCACGGCGTCGTGGGGCTTCGACATCGCCTCGCGCAGGTCCTCGTCCCCGGGGCGGGCGAGGTGATGGACGGCGTGGGCCTCCTGGCGGAGCGACGCGCACACACGGCGCGCCAGGTTGGTATCGCCGACGATGACGAAGGATCGGTGCTGGAGGGGGTCGTGTGCTCGAGTCATGGGTCGGTTCCCTGGTCGGACGGCCTCGTTGCCGCCGACCTCTGTCGGGGTGATCGGATGATCCGGGACATGCGGCGCCGCGGAACGCGGCGGTATCGGTCCTGGCTCCGGTCCGGGGCGGGATGCGTGGTCGTCTCTCCCGGGAGCGGCGCGACCTTCCCCTGGGGGCGCGGAGGGCGCGCCGTGACCGGCAGGGGAGGCGACGGCCCCGGGCCCCGGTGATTCGGGACGAAGCCGTCATCTGCGGTCAGAGTGTAGAGGCCGGTGCCGACGGTGACCTGGGCGGGGTCGGGTCACCGAGGAGCTCGGCCGCCTGTGGGCGATCCCGATCGGCACCGCCCAGATCCCACGCCGACCGATGCCCATCGCGCGGACTACCGCCCGACCGAGGGTCGAGTGACCCCCTCTCCACGGGGGACGCGCTCACCGTGCCGGGGCGCGGCTCCGCGGAGGGCGGAGCCGCGCCGCACCGGGGTCAGCCCGCGGTGCACTCCGTTCCGTTGAGGGTGAAGCCGGTCGGCGCACCGGCGTCACCGGTGTGCGACGCCTGGTAGCCGATGCCCACCTCGGCGCCCGGGGCGATGGTCGCGTTGTGGGCGGCGTGGGTGGCGACGACCGTCCCACTGCTCGGGCTGTAGGTGGCGTTCCAACCGGAGCCGATGCTCTGCCCCTCCGGGAGGGTGAACTCCAGGGACCAGTCCTCGACGGGGGTGTCGCCGGTGTTGGTGATGGTCAGCGCGGCGGTGAGCCCGGTGTTCCAGCCGTTGGTCGAGGCCGTGACGCGGCAGTCGCCCTCCCCCGGGTCCGGGTCGGGCCCGGGGCCGGTGCCCTGGTCCAGGCCGAAGAAGGTGATCACGTGGGCGGCCATGCCGGAGGTGATCACGTTGTGCCCGACGCCCTCCACGCTGATCGCCTCCACCGGCGCCTGGTCACCGGTCGATCCGTAGCGCGTCCGCTCCCAGTGGGACCGGGGCCGGTCGGTGGCGGCGGGGTCCGTGCCCAGGCCGTGGACGTTCGTCCACTGTTCGATCTCCTCGTTGAAGTTCGCGTAGTGCAGGACGTCGTCCTCGCTGCCGTGCCACAGCTGCATACGCGGACGCGGGCCCGCGTAGCCGGGGTAGGAGTCCCGGACCAGGTCGCCCCACTCCTGCGGGGTGTGGTCGATCCGGCCGTTGGAGCACTCGTTGTTCCACCCCGAGCCGTCGGAGGTCGCGAAACATCCGAACGGCACGCCGGCGAACGCCGAGCCCGCCGCGAACACGTCGGGGTAGTTGGCCAGCATCACGTTGGTCATCATGGCGCCGGAGGAGACACCGGTGACGAAGATGCGCTCGGTGTCGGCGCCGTGGGTGCGGACGGTGTAGTCGACCATCGAGCGGATGCCGACCGGGTCGCTGCCGCCGTCGCGCCGCAGGGCCTCGGGGGAGGAGACGTCGAAGCACTGGCTGCTGCGCGTGACGGACGGGTAGACGACGATGAAGCCGTGCTGGTCGGCCAGCGCGGCGTACTCGGTGTTGGCGTGGAAGACGGGTCCGGTCCCGGTGCACCAGTGCTGCGCCACGAGGATCGGTGGCTCCTCGACGACGCTGTCGGGGACGTAGAGGAACATGCGCAGGTCGCTGGGGTTGGAGCCGAAGTCGTCGATCTCGGTCAGGGTGGCGGCCGAGGCCGCCGGAGGGGCCAGGAACAGCGCCGCCATCAGCGGCAGGACGGTGGCGGCGAGGATGCCGGCCACCCTGGCCAGGGGGTTCGTGCGTTCGTTGGTCACGTGTCTGGACCTCTACCGGCTGCGGGGGCGGGGGGTCGTCCGGGCGCCGCGCCGACGGAGCCGGTGTGCCACAGGGCGGGCCCAGCGCACCCGGCAGTGGAAGCCACCGCGTGGGAGCGCTCCCGAAAACTATCCGGGCAGCCGCGCACCCCGTCAACCCCCGTAGTGACGGGTCGTTCGCACCCGGAGCGCGGTCCGCGGGACCGTGCCCCGGTGAACACGGGTGCCTACCGTTCGGAGAGGTCCGGGAAGTCGGACCTCGGCGGGTCGGTCGGCGCGAGCCGGACGATCGGGACGCCGTCGGGGTCGGCGCCCACGCGCGCGAAGGACTCCGCGGACCCGTCCACCTCGAAGCCCAGCGCGCCCAGGAGCGTCCACGCGGCCGCCGGGTGGCGCTGAGCGTAGTGCGCCAGCGCCTGCCCGGCCTCCTCCGGGGGCAGCGGCGCGGCCCGGCCCCGGTGCCGGTGCGCGCCCAGCTGGAACAGCACCCGCGGCTCGGCCAGGATGTTGCGGTACCACTGCGACCGGCGCCCGTACCCCGACGCCACCAGGACCGTGCCCGTGGACTCGTTGGCGCCGACCACCTCCAGCACGGCCTGGCGCGCCGTCCCGCTCGTACGCCCCCTGTGCGTCAGCAGCACGAAGCGGCGTCCCATCAGCGGGCCCAGTCCCAACCGGTAGATCCAGATCGGTGCGCGGAACAGGGCCCGGCGCATCGGTGTGGTCGGCGGTCGGGACATCGGCATCGGAGGGCCTTCCTGTGACGGGGCAGGGCTGGAAGGGACGACGCTACTCGCACGGAGCGCCGGGCCGGCGGTAGCCACGCCCGTGGAACGACGGTGCCCGCTGGCAGGATGCGCCTATGCAGACAGGACTGGACGTACTCCACACCACCGACTGGGACCGGACCTTCCACGCCTACGGTGCGTCCGGGGACGCCCCCGGGCGGCTGTCCGGACTCCTCGCCGACGACCCGGACACCCTCACGCGGAGCCTGGACTACCTGTACAGCGCCATGCTGCACCAGGGGACGCTCTTCCCGGCGACCGTGCCGACCGTCCTGTTCGTCGCCGGGCTGCTGGAGCGCCCCGGCGCGGGCCGGCCGCACCCGGACGCCGGAGCCGGCCCCGAACCCCTGCGCGCCGCACTGCTGGGCTTCCTGCGGGACACGGCCGAGAGCGCCGCCGCCGGT
This genomic interval carries:
- a CDS encoding PHB depolymerase family esterase, with the translated sequence MTNERTNPLARVAGILAATVLPLMAALFLAPPAASAATLTEIDDFGSNPSDLRMFLYVPDSVVEEPPILVAQHWCTGTGPVFHANTEYAALADQHGFIVVYPSVTRSSQCFDVSSPEALRRDGGSDPVGIRSMVDYTVRTHGADTERIFVTGVSSGAMMTNVMLANYPDVFAAGSAFAGVPFGCFATSDGSGWNNECSNGRIDHTPQEWGDLVRDSYPGYAGPRPRMQLWHGSEDDVLHYANFNEEIEQWTNVHGLGTDPAATDRPRSHWERTRYGSTGDQAPVEAISVEGVGHNVITSGMAAHVITFFGLDQGTGPGPDPDPGEGDCRVTASTNGWNTGLTAALTITNTGDTPVEDWSLEFTLPEGQSIGSGWNATYSPSSGTVVATHAAHNATIAPGAEVGIGYQASHTGDAGAPTGFTLNGTECTAG
- a CDS encoding nitroreductase family deazaflavin-dependent oxidoreductase — translated: MPMSRPPTTPMRRALFRAPIWIYRLGLGPLMGRRFVLLTHRGRTSGTARQAVLEVVGANESTGTVLVASGYGRRSQWYRNILAEPRVLFQLGAHRHRGRAAPLPPEEAGQALAHYAQRHPAAAWTLLGALGFEVDGSAESFARVGADPDGVPIVRLAPTDPPRSDFPDLSER